Proteins from a single region of Shinella zoogloeoides:
- a CDS encoding aromatic ring-hydroxylating oxygenase subunit alpha, with protein MDIRNDVLRKLKNRRDGYSLEQAFYIDPDHYKLDLETIWYRDWLFIGHDCEVPKAGNYFTVQVGDYPVVITRDRSGTIRALHNSCRHRGSRVCTQHKGSSAKLVCPYHQWTYELDGSLLFARHMAEDFDRTQHGLKQVHCETVGGYIFICLADEAPDFAPFRALAEPYLARHRLGETKVAFESTIVEKGNWKLVWENNRECYHCAANHPELCRTFPEAPSVAGVQGAKDDPVIAAHWEKCEAAGLPSEFRLSPTGQFRAARMPLIEDAESYTMSGARAVSRPLSGDVLESGIGTLLLFHYPTTWNHVLGDHAVTFRVLPLGPELTQVTTKWLVNKDAVEGVDYRLDELTHVWTETNDQDRRIVEENAFGIRSPAYQPGPYSLEDEGGVMQFVEWYANFMIERLDGAKKPLVKVA; from the coding sequence ATGGACATTCGCAACGACGTGCTCCGCAAGCTCAAGAACCGCCGCGACGGCTACAGCCTCGAGCAGGCCTTCTATATCGATCCCGATCACTACAAGCTGGACCTGGAAACGATCTGGTATCGCGACTGGCTGTTCATCGGCCATGACTGCGAGGTGCCGAAGGCCGGCAATTATTTCACCGTGCAGGTCGGCGATTATCCCGTCGTCATCACGCGCGACCGCTCCGGCACCATCCGCGCCCTGCACAATTCCTGCCGCCATCGCGGCTCGCGCGTCTGCACGCAGCACAAGGGCAGTTCGGCCAAGCTCGTCTGTCCCTATCACCAGTGGACCTACGAACTCGACGGCTCGCTGCTCTTCGCCCGCCACATGGCCGAGGATTTCGACAGGACGCAGCATGGCCTGAAGCAGGTCCATTGCGAGACCGTCGGCGGTTACATCTTCATCTGTCTTGCCGACGAGGCGCCCGATTTCGCGCCGTTCCGCGCGCTGGCGGAACCCTATCTCGCCCGCCATCGCCTCGGCGAAACCAAGGTCGCCTTCGAAAGCACCATCGTCGAGAAGGGCAACTGGAAGCTCGTCTGGGAGAACAATCGCGAGTGCTATCACTGCGCGGCCAATCACCCCGAGCTTTGCCGCACCTTCCCCGAAGCGCCGAGCGTTGCCGGCGTGCAGGGCGCCAAGGACGACCCGGTCATCGCCGCGCATTGGGAAAAGTGCGAGGCCGCCGGCCTGCCGAGCGAATTCCGCCTGTCGCCGACCGGCCAGTTCCGTGCCGCCCGCATGCCGCTGATCGAGGACGCGGAGAGCTACACCATGTCCGGCGCGCGCGCCGTCAGCCGCCCGCTGTCCGGCGATGTCCTGGAAAGCGGCATCGGCACGCTGCTGCTCTTCCACTATCCGACGACGTGGAACCATGTGCTCGGCGACCATGCCGTCACCTTCCGCGTCCTGCCGCTCGGCCCGGAACTGACGCAGGTCACGACCAAGTGGCTCGTCAACAAGGATGCGGTGGAAGGCGTCGACTACCGTCTCGACGAGCTTACCCATGTCTGGACCGAGACCAACGACCAGGACCGCCGCATCGTCGAGGAAAATGCCTTTGGCATCCGCTCGCCGGCCTACCAGCCCGGCCCCTATTCGCTGGAGGACGAGGGCGGCGTCATGCAGTTCGTGGAATGGTATGCGAACTTCATGATCGAGCGGCTGGACGGCGCGAAGAAGCCGCTCGTCAAGGTGGCCTGA
- a CDS encoding DUF1217 domain-containing protein: MLSTYTSYNLIAKDMLKSLNRTAGETTNAREAAYYKENIGKVSSVDAFLDDYRLFSYAMKAYGLEDMLYAKAFMRKVLESDLSDANSFANKLTDERYRGFASAFSFTASTATAQTEAQLDEVIGLYSATAANAGAAIQEETRYYNIVIDTVTSVDQLLNNDRMRNYVFTAFGIDPDTYSRQVVCGSLSSDLDDPTSYYNTEFGPKVAAAEASIEAANDELATLPVTDANKARIAELKAQISRQQSVISAAEKYATLAAAFNFASDGSAVAGIVQTAEHKASTNELYTLSNPRVTSAAALISKDYFEANIGNVSTVGELVADPRLLNYVKVAFGLDKLSVVSSTISNILTSDPDPDNPDSYINRFAGEDKEAYVALRAAFNFQEDGTLAGGDDVQTAAQTAATSSGYMNHYNDKDDEADALAIKRFKNQIGAVNTVQDFIGEASVYDFALKAFGLDPAKVSTLTIKNVLKSDLNDPKSYVYQLKDERFVELAKAFNFGSDGNITAPKLAQSQSEILVVSRAYVTAKSRFGTEDDKKKAEEEAKYYAAQMQKVESVKELLADERLVNFVLEANGIDPESVDAAFMQKIFTSDLDDPKSFANQQADRSYRKIVASFNFNADGLVDRSEDAKIQSRRGIYETIDSHVQQKLEEDAGNENAGVRLALYFQRKAETITGPYDILADDALFEVFKVLYQLPDEIGSADVDAQASMVERYLEMKDLQDPEKVQKMIVKFSVLYDLDNQTTTDPALSVLSGSGSAGISADLMMSLAQLRTGGR, from the coding sequence ATGCTGTCGACCTATACGAGCTACAACCTCATCGCGAAGGATATGCTGAAGTCGCTGAACCGCACGGCGGGCGAGACGACCAATGCGCGCGAGGCGGCGTACTATAAGGAAAACATCGGCAAGGTCTCTTCGGTCGATGCGTTTCTCGACGATTACCGGCTCTTTTCCTATGCCATGAAGGCCTATGGCCTCGAGGACATGCTCTATGCCAAGGCCTTCATGCGAAAGGTGCTGGAAAGCGATCTTTCCGACGCCAACAGCTTCGCCAACAAGCTGACCGACGAGCGCTACCGGGGCTTTGCCAGCGCCTTCAGCTTCACCGCCTCGACCGCGACGGCGCAGACCGAGGCGCAGCTCGACGAGGTCATCGGCCTTTATTCCGCCACCGCCGCCAATGCCGGCGCGGCGATCCAGGAGGAAACGCGCTACTACAATATCGTGATCGACACGGTGACGAGCGTCGACCAGCTCCTCAACAACGACCGCATGCGCAACTACGTCTTCACGGCCTTCGGCATCGACCCCGACACCTATTCGCGGCAGGTCGTGTGCGGTTCGCTGTCGAGCGACCTCGACGATCCGACAAGCTACTACAACACCGAGTTCGGCCCGAAGGTGGCGGCCGCCGAGGCGTCGATAGAGGCGGCGAACGACGAGCTTGCGACGCTTCCCGTCACCGACGCCAACAAGGCGCGCATCGCCGAATTGAAGGCGCAGATATCGCGCCAGCAGTCCGTCATCAGCGCGGCGGAGAAATACGCCACGCTCGCCGCTGCCTTCAATTTCGCAAGCGACGGCTCGGCCGTCGCCGGGATCGTGCAGACCGCCGAGCACAAGGCCAGCACGAACGAGCTGTATACGCTCTCCAATCCGCGTGTGACGTCGGCGGCCGCGCTGATCAGCAAGGACTATTTCGAGGCCAATATCGGCAATGTCTCGACGGTCGGCGAGCTTGTCGCCGATCCCCGCCTGCTGAATTACGTCAAGGTCGCCTTCGGCCTCGACAAGCTGTCCGTCGTCAGTTCCACCATCTCCAACATCCTGACGAGCGACCCGGACCCCGACAATCCGGACAGCTACATCAACCGTTTCGCCGGGGAGGACAAGGAAGCCTATGTCGCGCTGCGTGCGGCCTTCAATTTCCAGGAAGACGGCACGCTGGCCGGCGGCGACGATGTGCAGACCGCCGCGCAGACCGCGGCCACCTCCAGCGGCTACATGAACCATTACAACGACAAGGACGACGAGGCCGACGCGCTCGCCATCAAGCGCTTCAAGAACCAGATCGGCGCGGTCAACACCGTGCAGGACTTCATCGGCGAGGCGAGCGTCTACGACTTCGCGTTGAAGGCGTTCGGCCTCGATCCGGCCAAGGTCTCCACGCTGACCATCAAGAATGTGCTGAAGAGCGACCTCAACGATCCGAAGAGCTATGTGTACCAGCTCAAGGACGAGCGTTTCGTGGAACTGGCCAAGGCGTTCAATTTCGGATCGGACGGCAATATCACCGCGCCGAAACTCGCCCAGTCTCAATCCGAGATTCTTGTCGTCTCGCGCGCCTATGTGACGGCGAAATCCCGTTTCGGCACGGAGGATGACAAGAAGAAGGCGGAAGAGGAGGCGAAATATTACGCCGCCCAGATGCAGAAGGTGGAGTCCGTAAAGGAGCTGCTGGCGGACGAGCGCCTCGTCAACTTCGTGCTGGAGGCGAACGGTATCGACCCGGAAAGCGTCGATGCCGCCTTCATGCAGAAGATCTTCACCTCGGATCTCGACGATCCCAAGAGCTTCGCCAACCAGCAGGCCGACCGCTCCTATCGCAAGATCGTCGCCTCGTTCAATTTCAATGCCGATGGCCTTGTCGATCGCTCGGAAGACGCGAAGATCCAGTCGCGGCGCGGCATCTACGAGACCATAGACAGCCACGTCCAGCAGAAGCTGGAGGAGGATGCCGGAAACGAGAATGCCGGCGTGCGCCTCGCGCTCTATTTCCAGCGCAAGGCGGAAACCATCACCGGACCCTACGATATCCTCGCCGACGATGCGCTCTTCGAGGTCTTCAAGGTGCTCTACCAGCTCCCGGACGAAATCGGCAGTGCGGATGTCGATGCGCAGGCCAGCATGGTCGAGCGCTATCTGGAGATGAAGGACCTGCAGGACCCGGAGAAGGTGCAGAAGATGATCGTCAAGTTCTCGGTCCTCTACGACCTCGACAACCAGACGACCACCGATCCCGCGCTGTCCGTGCTGAGCGGTTCCGGCTCGGCCGGCATCAGCGCCGATCTCATGATGTCGCTGGCGCAGTTGCGCACGGGCGGCCGCTGA
- a CDS encoding diguanylate cyclase domain-containing protein yields the protein MAYKKSSTTDITLRIAMAMKQMGIDGLPRNYELVYEAYAGGNPDLVRDFIALGKFKTQAALDELGRKYLPHQHEASVLQRSAGAISNEMSNFMDLLSQERSSLNDYGRLIGEASQVIRDAGGTLGSSLEALQRATEARVTHTAEMAQKVAAQSAAVEGIQKEMADFEAMKFTDPVTKLGNRRAFNKALARVYANPELPVLCGVAVAEIDAERRFTPGQVEALSDHLVSFYGGLIRQAFPSSDLAVRFDGLRFGFLFNTSDEGEVTRLIDLLRATFQTMVLRDPRTGRNLGHLTLSAGVCMADRADSALDLASACERALAEAKGAGGDQVVVYGRGDEVPAGREWMLYRA from the coding sequence ATGGCTTACAAGAAATCCTCCACGACCGATATAACCCTGCGCATCGCGATGGCGATGAAACAGATGGGCATCGACGGCCTGCCGCGCAATTACGAGCTGGTCTACGAGGCCTATGCCGGCGGCAACCCGGATCTGGTGCGTGATTTCATCGCCCTCGGCAAGTTCAAGACGCAGGCCGCCCTCGACGAGCTTGGCCGCAAATACCTGCCGCACCAGCACGAGGCGAGCGTGTTGCAGCGCTCGGCGGGCGCGATCAGCAACGAGATGAGCAATTTCATGGATCTCCTGAGCCAGGAGCGCTCCTCGCTCAACGACTATGGCCGCCTGATCGGCGAGGCCTCGCAGGTCATCCGCGATGCCGGCGGCACGCTAGGCAGCTCGCTTGAAGCCCTGCAGCGGGCGACCGAGGCGCGCGTCACCCACACGGCGGAAATGGCGCAGAAGGTCGCCGCGCAATCCGCCGCCGTGGAGGGTATCCAGAAGGAGATGGCCGATTTCGAGGCGATGAAGTTCACCGATCCGGTCACGAAGCTCGGCAATCGCCGCGCCTTCAACAAGGCGCTGGCCCGCGTCTATGCCAATCCGGAACTGCCGGTGCTCTGCGGCGTCGCCGTCGCCGAGATCGATGCCGAGCGCCGTTTCACGCCGGGTCAGGTGGAAGCGCTGTCGGATCACCTCGTCTCGTTCTATGGCGGCCTCATTCGCCAGGCCTTCCCGTCGAGCGACCTTGCGGTGCGTTTCGACGGGCTGCGCTTCGGCTTCCTGTTCAACACTTCCGACGAGGGGGAGGTGACGCGGCTGATCGACCTCCTGCGTGCGACCTTCCAGACGATGGTGCTGCGCGATCCGCGCACCGGCCGCAATCTCGGCCATCTCACCCTGTCGGCCGGCGTCTGCATGGCGGACCGTGCCGATAGCGCCCTCGATCTCGCCTCGGCCTGCGAGCGTGCGCTGGCGGAGGCCAAGGGTGCCGGCGGCGATCAGGTCGTGGTCTACGGCCGTGGTGACGAAGTGCCAGCCGGCCGGGAATGGATGCTCTACCGGGCGTGA
- a CDS encoding hybrid-cluster NAD(P)-dependent oxidoreductase yields MTAAGHFHHFDELHPWHDRHNLLECIAATVETADVMTFTFRSDQKNWFRYLPGQFVTLELPVSADEPVMRTYTLSSTPSRPFAVSVTVKAQKNSVGTRWMFENLRPGVKLKAFGPLGDFSFVRYPAEKYLFISAGSGVTPMMSMTRWMADCAPQSSVAFVTCARKPEDLLFKAELECLAAHMPNLALGFVVEGHNPRDGWHGLTGRIDAARLSLLAPDFRERTVFCCGPEPFMRGVRDMLKVCGFDMERYHEESFQPAAAPAPEEIAIRAGAGEQEADAVSTVTFTMAGKEAKCPPGQTILQTARAAGVRIGAACEGGLCGTCRVMKVSGEVDMRHNGGILDDEIEEGYILACCSRPIGDVQIEA; encoded by the coding sequence ATGACGGCGGCAGGTCACTTCCACCATTTCGACGAACTCCACCCCTGGCACGACCGGCACAACCTGCTGGAATGCATCGCCGCCACGGTGGAGACTGCGGACGTGATGACCTTCACGTTCCGCTCCGACCAGAAGAACTGGTTCCGCTATCTGCCGGGGCAGTTCGTCACGCTGGAACTGCCGGTCTCTGCGGACGAGCCCGTCATGCGCACCTATACGCTCTCCTCCACGCCCTCGCGCCCCTTCGCCGTCTCCGTGACGGTGAAGGCGCAGAAGAATTCGGTCGGCACGCGCTGGATGTTCGAGAACCTGCGCCCCGGCGTGAAGCTGAAGGCGTTCGGTCCGCTCGGCGACTTCTCCTTCGTGCGCTATCCGGCGGAGAAGTACCTGTTCATCTCGGCCGGCTCCGGCGTCACGCCGATGATGTCGATGACGCGCTGGATGGCGGACTGCGCGCCGCAATCCAGCGTCGCCTTCGTCACCTGCGCCCGCAAGCCCGAGGACCTGCTGTTCAAGGCCGAACTCGAATGCCTCGCCGCCCATATGCCGAACCTCGCGCTCGGCTTCGTCGTCGAGGGGCACAATCCGCGTGACGGCTGGCATGGCCTTACCGGCCGTATCGATGCTGCCCGCCTCTCGCTGCTCGCGCCCGATTTCCGCGAGCGCACCGTCTTCTGCTGCGGCCCCGAGCCGTTCATGCGCGGCGTGCGCGACATGCTGAAAGTCTGCGGCTTCGACATGGAGCGCTACCACGAGGAAAGCTTCCAGCCTGCCGCCGCACCCGCGCCGGAGGAGATCGCCATCCGCGCGGGGGCGGGCGAGCAGGAGGCCGACGCCGTCTCGACCGTCACCTTCACCATGGCCGGCAAGGAGGCCAAGTGCCCGCCCGGCCAGACCATCCTGCAGACGGCGCGTGCGGCGGGCGTGCGCATCGGCGCGGCCTGCGAGGGCGGCCTGTGCGGCACCTGCCGGGTGATGAAGGTCTCGGGCGAGGTGGACATGCGCCACAATGGCGGCATCCTCGACGACGAGATCGAGGAAGGCTACATCCTCGCCTGCTGCTCGCGGCCCATCGGCGACGTGCAGATCGAGGCCTGA
- a CDS encoding DUF6101 family protein, producing the protein MLNTVSKPAWAGTTLRLDPKRFPQQVTFTLRTEGTDATITLDERGAVLRKVLPSSGLPLSIALPARAFKGVAARAIDHGDGDVTVTLELHHDDPDLCIPLLVAHDLCDIAADWRSWADAYRIPMLMVEADGIARPLDDNLSVGSRPTKPRRRHSYFAERRPRFLVRRSTGKLGVQMKIDGREIIARR; encoded by the coding sequence ATGCTGAATACCGTTTCCAAGCCGGCCTGGGCCGGCACCACGCTCCGGCTCGATCCCAAGCGCTTTCCGCAGCAGGTGACGTTCACGCTCAGGACGGAAGGAACCGACGCCACCATCACCCTCGACGAGCGCGGCGCGGTCCTGCGCAAGGTGCTGCCGTCGAGCGGCCTGCCGCTGTCCATCGCGCTGCCGGCCCGCGCCTTCAAGGGCGTCGCCGCCCGCGCCATCGACCATGGCGACGGCGATGTGACCGTGACGCTGGAACTGCATCACGACGATCCCGATCTCTGCATTCCCCTGCTGGTGGCGCACGACCTCTGCGACATCGCCGCCGACTGGCGTAGCTGGGCGGATGCCTATCGCATTCCCATGCTCATGGTTGAAGCCGACGGCATCGCCCGCCCGCTCGACGACAACCTGAGCGTCGGCAGCCGCCCCACCAAGCCGCGCCGCCGCCACTCCTATTTTGCAGAACGCCGCCCGCGCTTCCTCGTGCGCCGCTCGACCGGCAAGCTCGGCGTTCAGATGAAGATCGACGGCCGGGAGATCATCGCCCGCCGTTGA
- a CDS encoding FAD-binding oxidoreductase — MAQATLSPDLIARFAAITGPAHALTASGDIAPYLVESRGLYHGASPLVLRPGSVEEVSKILALATETHTAIVPQGGNTGHVGGSVPREGTSDVVLSLSRLNRIRDVDPVGNVIVADGGTVLADIHKAAEAVDRLFPLSLGSEGSCQIGGNLSTNAGGTAVLAYGNMRQLCLGLEVVLPTGEIWNGLRRLKKDNTGYDLRDLFIGAEGSLGIITGAVLKLFPRPLGHEVAFAGLRSVKDALAFFERASSRCGAALTGFELMPRLGVDFTTRHIPGVRDPLPTRHDWYVLIDISTSDAAETATRMMEALLAEGVESGLVEDAAVAASEEQRRALWHMRESMSPAQKPEGGSIKHDVSVPVSAIPDFMAEADAAVLAAIPGARLCSFGHMGDGNIHYNISQPLGADKDAFLGRWREINHLVHGIVLKYNGSISAEHGIGQLKRDELAAVRAPIEMDLMRRVKHAFDPAGIMNPGKVIAA; from the coding sequence ATGGCTCAGGCAACGCTTTCCCCCGACCTTATCGCCCGCTTTGCGGCGATCACCGGCCCCGCCCATGCCCTGACCGCAAGCGGCGACATCGCCCCCTACCTCGTCGAAAGCCGCGGGCTTTATCACGGCGCCTCGCCGCTGGTCCTTCGGCCCGGCTCGGTGGAGGAGGTCTCCAAAATCCTGGCGCTCGCCACCGAGACGCACACCGCCATCGTGCCGCAGGGCGGCAATACCGGCCATGTCGGCGGCAGCGTGCCGCGCGAGGGAACGTCCGACGTCGTGCTCTCTCTCTCCCGCCTCAACCGCATCCGCGATGTCGACCCCGTCGGCAATGTGATCGTGGCGGATGGCGGCACGGTGCTGGCGGACATCCACAAGGCAGCCGAAGCGGTCGACCGGCTCTTCCCGCTGTCGCTGGGTTCGGAAGGCTCCTGCCAGATCGGCGGCAACCTCTCCACCAATGCCGGCGGCACGGCGGTTCTCGCCTATGGCAACATGCGCCAGCTCTGCCTCGGCCTCGAAGTGGTGCTGCCGACCGGCGAGATCTGGAACGGCCTGCGCCGGCTGAAGAAGGACAATACGGGTTATGACCTGCGCGACCTCTTCATCGGCGCGGAAGGCTCGCTCGGCATCATCACCGGCGCGGTGCTGAAGCTCTTTCCCCGGCCGCTCGGCCATGAGGTCGCCTTCGCCGGCCTTCGCTCGGTGAAGGACGCGCTCGCTTTCTTCGAGCGCGCCTCAAGCCGTTGCGGCGCGGCGCTGACGGGCTTCGAGCTGATGCCGCGCCTCGGCGTCGATTTCACCACACGGCACATTCCGGGCGTGCGCGATCCGCTTCCCACCCGGCACGACTGGTACGTGCTGATCGACATCTCCACCTCCGACGCCGCCGAGACGGCGACGCGCATGATGGAGGCGCTGCTTGCCGAGGGCGTCGAAAGCGGGCTGGTCGAGGATGCGGCGGTCGCCGCCAGCGAGGAGCAGCGCAGGGCGCTGTGGCACATGCGCGAGAGCATGTCGCCCGCGCAGAAGCCGGAGGGCGGCTCGATCAAGCACGACGTCTCCGTGCCCGTCTCGGCCATCCCGGATTTCATGGCGGAAGCCGACGCGGCCGTGCTGGCAGCCATTCCCGGCGCGCGCCTCTGCTCCTTCGGCCATATGGGCGACGGCAATATCCACTACAACATCTCGCAGCCCCTCGGCGCGGACAAGGATGCCTTCCTTGGCCGCTGGCGCGAGATCAACCACCTCGTCCACGGCATCGTGCTCAAATATAACGGCTCGATTTCCGCCGAGCATGGCATCGGCCAGTTGAAGCGCGACGAGCTTGCCGCCGTGCGCGCGCCGATCGAGATGGACCTGATGCGGCGGGTCAAGCACGCCTTCGACCCTGCCGGCATCATGAATCCCGGCAAGGTGATCGCCGCCTGA
- a CDS encoding L-threonylcarbamoyladenylate synthase — protein sequence MADIVDARTDARAALARACETLGRGVPVAIPTETVYGLAADATDPLAITRIYEMKGRPRFNPLICHMADLAMAERHAVFDPLSRRIAEAFWPGPLTLVLPIRPESAIHPLARAGLDTVGIRVPTGIASRLLAAFGRPLAAPSANTSGRVSPTTARHVADDFGAKLELVLDGGPATVGLESTILKVEGETIRLLRPGGLDAAEVERVIGRPVLRNEKAGAAIEAPGMLASHYAPDAPVRLDAADVRPGEALIRFGGKALPGEAEAALVLDLSPEGNLAEAAANLFGYMKQADAAGARSIAFSPIPATGLGEAINDRLQRAAAPRG from the coding sequence ATGGCCGATATCGTGGATGCGCGCACGGATGCGAGGGCCGCGCTGGCGCGCGCCTGCGAAACCCTCGGCCGCGGCGTGCCCGTCGCCATCCCCACCGAGACCGTCTACGGCCTTGCCGCCGACGCCACCGATCCGCTCGCCATCACCCGCATCTACGAGATGAAGGGCCGCCCGCGCTTCAATCCGCTGATCTGCCATATGGCCGATCTCGCCATGGCCGAGCGGCACGCCGTCTTCGATCCTCTTTCCCGCCGCATCGCCGAGGCCTTCTGGCCCGGCCCGCTGACACTCGTCCTGCCCATCCGGCCGGAAAGCGCCATCCATCCCCTGGCGCGCGCCGGGCTGGATACGGTCGGCATCCGCGTGCCGACCGGCATCGCCAGCCGCCTGCTCGCCGCCTTCGGCCGCCCGCTCGCCGCCCCGAGCGCCAATACCTCCGGCCGCGTCAGCCCGACCACCGCCCGGCACGTCGCCGACGATTTCGGCGCGAAGCTGGAACTGGTGCTCGACGGCGGGCCGGCGACGGTCGGCCTCGAATCCACCATCCTCAAGGTCGAGGGCGAGACGATCCGGCTGCTGCGCCCCGGCGGTCTCGACGCCGCCGAGGTCGAGCGCGTGATCGGCCGCCCGGTCCTGCGCAATGAAAAAGCCGGCGCGGCCATCGAGGCCCCCGGCATGCTCGCCTCGCATTATGCGCCCGATGCGCCCGTGCGGCTCGACGCCGCTGACGTCCGCCCCGGCGAGGCGCTGATCCGCTTCGGCGGCAAGGCGCTGCCCGGCGAGGCGGAAGCCGCACTGGTGCTGGATCTCAGCCCCGAGGGCAATCTCGCGGAAGCCGCCGCCAATCTCTTCGGCTACATGAAGCAGGCCGATGCCGCCGGCGCACGCTCCATCGCCTTCTCGCCGATCCCGGCGACCGGCCTCGGGGAGGCGATCAACGACCGGCTGCAACGCGCCGCCGCACCGCGCGGCTAG
- a CDS encoding DUF6656 family protein — MQQQTKFRYYDAVAFKRANPPKAAAHTEFLRTGRIERAVSWSPSEKRYLSYQEVAERTGRRLEQAGNVTHERINGFHRSIQFPKLVFHRTLAETPHLGYCHITVANSRFAEFENVQWAFYMANFLAEIGDEEQFFAGISRKPGRMYFAIAIAPTEEEGRLKIDRTVRGNGVIFRTDDPKLAMKNVLMLGTRNEALRKVIRTL; from the coding sequence GTGCAGCAGCAGACGAAATTCCGATACTACGACGCCGTCGCCTTCAAGCGCGCCAATCCGCCGAAAGCGGCGGCCCATACCGAATTCCTGCGCACCGGCCGCATCGAGCGCGCCGTTTCGTGGAGTCCCAGCGAGAAACGCTATCTCAGCTATCAGGAGGTCGCGGAGCGCACGGGGCGCAGGCTGGAGCAGGCGGGCAACGTCACCCACGAGCGCATCAACGGCTTCCACCGCTCTATCCAGTTTCCCAAGCTCGTCTTCCACCGCACGCTCGCCGAGACGCCGCATCTCGGCTATTGCCATATCACGGTGGCCAATTCGCGCTTCGCCGAGTTCGAGAATGTGCAATGGGCCTTCTACATGGCCAATTTCCTCGCCGAGATCGGCGATGAGGAGCAGTTCTTCGCGGGCATTTCCCGCAAGCCAGGCCGCATGTATTTCGCCATCGCCATCGCGCCGACGGAAGAAGAAGGCCGCCTCAAGATCGACCGCACGGTACGCGGCAACGGCGTGATCTTCCGCACGGACGATCCCAAACTCGCCATGAAGAACGTGCTGATGCTCGGCACCCGCAACGAGGCGCTGCGCAAGGTCATCCGCACACTGTAG
- the ubiA gene encoding 4-hydroxybenzoate octaprenyltransferase encodes MITSSPDSGRVADAPSDNWVYRALPRGAWPYAQLARWDRPIGWQLLLWPCLWSAALAANVAAAAGAFDWLRFLSHLFLFFVGAVAMRGAGCTYNDLVDHEIDQAVARTRSRPLPSGRVTRRQAKVFIVLQALVGLLVLLQFNLFSIVLGVASLLIVAVYPFAKRFTDWPQFFLGMAFSWGALMGWAAAFGSLSLAPVALYIAAIAWTIGYDTIYAHQDKEDDALIGVRSTARLFGDRTAQWLVGLYGLTVALIALSFWLAGVGLVAWLGLAAAALMLGWQVRTLDIDDPVQCLALFKANHIVGFAIFLALAVAIPFA; translated from the coding sequence ATGATCACATCCTCCCCCGATTCCGGCCGCGTCGCCGATGCGCCCTCCGACAACTGGGTCTACCGCGCCCTGCCGCGCGGGGCCTGGCCCTATGCCCAGCTCGCGCGCTGGGACCGGCCGATCGGCTGGCAGCTCCTGCTGTGGCCCTGCCTCTGGTCGGCGGCGCTCGCGGCCAATGTCGCGGCGGCGGCCGGCGCGTTCGACTGGCTGCGGTTCCTCTCCCACCTCTTCCTGTTCTTCGTCGGCGCGGTCGCCATGCGCGGCGCGGGCTGCACCTATAACGATCTGGTCGACCACGAGATCGACCAGGCGGTCGCCCGCACCCGCTCGCGCCCGCTGCCGTCCGGCCGCGTCACGCGCCGGCAGGCCAAGGTCTTCATCGTGCTGCAGGCGCTGGTTGGCCTCCTCGTGCTGCTGCAGTTCAATCTCTTTTCCATCGTCCTCGGCGTCGCCTCGCTGCTGATCGTTGCTGTCTATCCCTTCGCCAAGCGCTTCACCGACTGGCCGCAGTTCTTCCTCGGCATGGCCTTTTCCTGGGGCGCGCTGATGGGCTGGGCGGCGGCTTTCGGCTCGCTTTCGCTCGCGCCCGTCGCGCTCTACATCGCCGCCATCGCCTGGACGATCGGTTATGACACGATCTACGCCCACCAGGACAAGGAGGACGATGCGCTGATCGGCGTGCGTTCCACCGCGCGGCTATTCGGGGACAGGACCGCGCAATGGCTCGTCGGCCTCTACGGGTTGACGGTCGCGCTCATCGCGCTTTCTTTCTGGCTTGCCGGCGTCGGGCTCGTCGCCTGGCTCGGCCTTGCCGCCGCCGCGCTCATGCTCGGCTGGCAGGTGAGGACGCTGGATATTGACGATCCGGTGCAATGCCTTGCGCTGTTCAAGGCCAACCACATCGTCGGCTTCGCCATCTTCCTCGCCCTTGCGGTCGCCATTCCCTTCGCCTGA